The Elaeis guineensis isolate ETL-2024a chromosome 11, EG11, whole genome shotgun sequence genomic interval AACATCGTTAGAATCTttgaagattttttcttttttttttgtttagcaTTGTTGGAAACTAGAATAGATGCTTATATATGAATAGTTGTCAATCCGGTTTCTTATTTGTTCTATTGGATTTTCTTTCGGCATCAGAGTCTCCCATGATAAAGAAGAAGGCACTTTCTCTTGTGATCTGGATCTTTTTCCCTGTTTATGCGAttagttgaatttttttttgttttcgttTTCTGGAAATTTTGTTTCAAAATCCATCCTTTTCCTTACAgaatgatgttttttttttctttttctttttaattttttagcttGAATGTTTGAAAAGTAAtccttataaggagaaaaaaaaactaTATATGTTGTTACTGCAGTGGTCCTTCCAAGACTGGGACAGCCTTTGGCTCCCGGGAGGAAGGGACATGGTTGAATTTTTCAACCTCAGAGACCTCTGGAACCAGTACGCTGAGTGGAGTGCCTATGGTGCCGGTGCTGAGGTCCTCCTCCATGATGCAGACAGTGCGGACCAGTACTACGTGCCATATCTATCAGCCATCCAGATATATACGAACAAATCCCGTGCTTCCTCAAGGTCCTTCATCGAGTCCTCACGATTGAATTCTGATGTTTTCTCAATGTAAACAAATCTACAACTGACCTTGATATCATGCTTCTGTCAAAACAGGAATGGGGTGAACAATTGCTGGAGTAATGGGAGTGCATATAGGAAGCTAGTTAATCCCAGAGGTTCTGCTGTTCGGGAGGATACAGGCTTCGATCACGAAGGTATCCGACAAGCCCAAGAGCAGTTTGGGTACCTTTACTGCCAATTTATTGAGAACAGCTCTCCTTATGAGAGGCCTCCCCTCTTGGAAAAGGTACATTTTGTGCTCTTGTTTTTTGGCtgatgaattttatttttctgtGCTCTGTTTTGTGATTCTTTGCTCTGTTAGGTCCGGGAATTAGCCAACATCTATCCGGGCCTGATGTCGTTCAAGAGTGCAGAGCTTTCACCAGCTAGCTGGATGTCGGTTGCCTGGTAGGCTTATTTTCTGCATTGCTCATATATTTTCTGAAAAGAATGATGTGAATAATCAGGCTTTCTTGCCCTTTTTTGTCTCTAATTATTCTGAAATCCATGATTGGAATATTCTTGGGTTCTCTATGACATAAGGAGTTATGGTCAATCATAAATTGACAAATGAAACTGACATCCAGATTGGGTTTGGTTAAGTTACTACATAGCCTTCTGATGATTTAGTGATACAATGGACCGATAGTTATTTTGAACTTTTGgaagattattattattattattatttttcattgAAAGATGAGCATTCTATTTACTTGTTTCTCTGTTCTTTTATTGGGAAGTAGAGATGAAAATTCAAGCTTGTTCTAATTTCCAATTTTACTGTTTTCTGTTGTCAATTAGGTATCCTATTTATCACATCCCTTCCAGGCGTAATGTAAAGGACCTGTCCGCATGCTTCCTGACATACGTCAGTCTCACTCCATCATGTCAAGGTATGTATTTATGCTTCAGGATTGAATCTCATGTTCATTCATCTATCTCCTCATGACCTGTTAATGTTTCCttattctaaatatatttaaCCAGCCTTTCTTGTCTATAATTTTGCTATCATTTGACTTGCTAATGCAAAACAAAGAATTTATCAGAATAAAATATGGAGTCATGGCTTGATACAACACTAAGATCACATTAAAACAGATGATTCTGCTTAACATCCTATAACACCGGAAATGTCATAAGTGGTAAATATATTTTCCTGAGTGTTAATAGTAGTTCTACAAAAACAAATTTTTCATCTCTCACTATGGTTTGTCATTTTTATATTAGAAGGTTACTTCAGGGAACTATCAAATAGTCTAAGGATCTTTGTGTCTTACGAGATGACTTAATCAGCCCTCTCATATTATCCTCTGGAATTCATTACAACCAGATAAAACCAGTAATTTTGTCTAGATTTTATCTGAAGCATTTTTTAGGGAAAATCATTTAAAACATGTAGTCATGACTAGTTATTGTGTGTTAGATGTTATTGTGTCTCTTGCTCGGACTACCCAACTAACCACAAATCCTATTCCTGATTTCCTCATCAATATTTCTTTCTGAACTTCATTCAGCGATCATCTTGGGCTTTTTATCCAGTCAGGTCGGACTGCTTGGTGTGTTTGTCTCTGTTAGACTTTGTGATATCACTTGCTTAGGTTACCAAAGGTTCCTGTGATCTTCCTCTTCACTTGTGAAATTTATTCAGTTGTCATCTTGGGCTTCTTATGTAGCCAGGTCAGTTGAGCACAAAACATGACCCAAACATAATCCTTGTTGTAAGGTCAGATCTGAGCCCAAAAATTATTTGAACTTGACTAGCTGGGAGAAAGTGATGAGTGCTTAAGTCTTGTTCCTATTTTATTTCTCTGCATGGATAGCACAATACGAAATATCATGAAAAACAGAAATCTCTTTCCACTGAAATTTCATTTTGCTAGCCTGACAGAGGATACAAAATGCCTATATGGAATATTTCCATCTAGGCCCCTTTTCATTTTGTTTCCAAGTTTATTTCTTGTCCAAAATACATGGTCTTGATTGAAATACATGGATCCCTCCTGATACTTATGAAACATGATGAGATCTATAAATGTATTGACACTGCATTATTTTTACTTACTATATATAATTGCAGATTTTACATGGctagcaaatatttttttttcttatctcaattTTAAGAACATATGAAGCTCTAATTCTCTTAATGATTATCGTTACAATATTATGTAAATTGTAATTACCAGTTGAGTATGACATAGTTAAACATGTTAAAGCTGCATtaagttgatattttttcattttctatagatttcatattttgatggttctttttactttttatcataaatatagatattttttctagtcGTGGTCAATTTTAGTGTGCAACTATCAAAAATTGAAAGCAAAAGTTGAAATGTCAAAGTACTTGTGAACCGTGACCTCATGATTTTCTATATAGTGCTGAATCTATGACAACTCATAATTTCTTTGCCATATTTATGATATATCCTTCAACCCATTTCcttttctatatttttctgatcctAGATTTTACGTGCTTTTTTTTGTCACAAAATTCTAAACGGGCCTTAGTTTTGGAAATACAGAGTAATTGTAAGCACATGATATGGTTATATAAGCCAGTCATAGAGTCCAGATgaacataaatttttatttgtGATGTTATTGACTTATCAAATGTGCAATATCTAACAAGAAATTTAGTCACTACTTATTAAAAATTTACTTGTAGCCATTGGTTCCCATTTAGTATAAATGGAGTGCTGATCATGGATTGACGAGCTGAGCATATTGGCTTATGCTAGCTGGTGTAGTATACGTATTATACCTAGCAAGCATTGGTGCCAACACCTCTTATGACTGTTCCTAGGGTGAACAGGCTTAAACCAATCATGTGACATTTGGCACTACTTAATACTGAGCTTAAAAGTGCTTTTGCaccattttttttcttgttttttctcAGCAATTCTTAGCCTACACCATTTGTTGGCATGGTACATACCATGGTGCATATGTACCATACTAATGAGTGATTGCTGCTGGCCCATGGCATGGAATTGGCCATGTAGGTGAAGTAAGATATTTTGCTTTACCATTGACAACACATGGGTGAAGGTGTGAATGCCAAATGTAATAAGGACTTTCTAGCAGGGATTGAAGTACTGCTTGGCCATATTGGATTGTACTGGCAAAGTACATACCATGGAGCCTTTCTATTGGATTGCCAAGTATGCAAGATAACTTTTAGGGTTGGTAGTGTGGCAACACATAGAAATTCACCTCTATTTTGTTTTCCTTATCGTAAGAAGGAAATTGTGTCAATAAGGTGCACTACTAGTCTATACGATACTGGCAAGATATTAATATAGGTACCAATACTGATACTTTAAACATGCCTTTTAGTCTATCTTACAACATTATCTTCTAGTCTTTTAATTATATGGACTGCATTCCACTTGACTATTTTGCATGTAATGGTGCCTTATGCGTACCTTGGAAATAGGATAGAGAATTTTGGAATAACTTTTTTTATTCTCAATAGCTGTAAGTAGTTTCAAAATAAAAAGTAAGTCCTTATTTGTGTTTTGATCTAGGTTTGCCATATGGGTAGATATCGTATGTCCAATTGGCACATTGTATCGTACCATACCGATACTTGGTATGCTGAATCTTACTGTACCATATCATGTACCAACACTGTAATGGGATGGTAGCGGTATAGGGTCCAATACTGAGACGATGAATCTTGGATTTGAGACCATGGTAAAACCAATAATACTTTGGTTGCTTTtggttgaaatataataaatcctgGCTTTTGTAGTTAATTTTGCTAATATATGGCGCTTCTAGCTATTTCAAAACTAATGTGAGATTAAACAATTGGGAGGCCCCATTCTGGGGAACCTATGGACCGCAAATCCTTGATTATTTGGGCTTTGATTGAATTGTCAGGGATCAACATCTGGTCCTTCAATAAGGTATCCTTAGATAATTCTTTTATCTCAACCTCCATCTTGTTTCCAAATATAACCTTTAAATTAATATGGTTTCGTATACCAAATGTATGTTCTTTCTTTTTGAATGAGCTTTAATTGCGATTTGTAATGTCGATTAtctgcttattgttcttttagGTTTCATGGCAAGTCCCTCTATTGCCTAAAGTGGCCTTGACCAAGAACTCTGCACCAACTCTTAGAAGTTGCGGGTCAAGTTGGCATGAAGTCAGCAGAAAAAATTTCTAACTCCTTCAAAGGAGTCTTCTAGCATAATTCTGCTCTATAGTCAACCTTGTTTTGATGGGAGAAAGCCTggacaatgatgatgatgatatgtttcttttttcctttttagtTAATAAAACCCTCGATAGTTTTGATAACTGGTTTTACACAAGATTCATATTGTAGAAGTCTCATTCACCTATATTCCATTCAAATAGTAACTTGTAAATTATTTAAAACTTTCTATCAAGGATTAAGGACCTGCTCCATCTCAAAGGTACTGTGCTGACAGAGAGAGAGACTGGGTCTTAGGACATATCCAGGATCTTAAGTCTCTCCAAAATAGATTATCCTAATTCATATCGATGTTGTCCTAGTCCCAGATCGAGACAACCTGGTATTAAGATTTAAATTCTTACTTTCTCAAATGAGATACTCTTTTTATTAGTAATGAAGAGCAAGGTTTTAAATCGTGTGGGATGGGGGCATCCCAATTTTCATCTGGAATGGGATGCCCTACATCCCGCCTCATCCTGATGGCTGTCCTGATCAGACGTCTTGGTACATGTTTGGAAcatccttttatatatataaatattatttttttaaatttatcttgaATTTTTACTGATCTATTTATTGTTTAAATATATTAAACTTCAATGCATGCGTTGGTCTCTTATTTCATGCGGAATACATATGTTTATATGATTCTTCTTTCCAtgcatacttttttttttcagatttttttttctcatcgtGATATCAATCTCAGACTATTCCATATCTTTTAGACTATCATCAAGCTTTTAGGATTTTAGACTATCACCACGACGTGAAGGCCAATTATTCTATCGTGCACAGCCAAGTCATGCGTGAAGGCCAAGTCACGCACAGCCAAATCACATCGGTGTCCGATGCTTTGAGAGTCGTGTGGGCGCACAGAGCTAAATCATGCACCACGCGTAGAGCCAAATCACATGCACATGCACACAGCCAAATCACAGAGGATTCGTGCTTTGAGAATCGTGTGGGTGCGATTGAACGGAGAGGCCGAAAGAGTGATGAAACTGATTGCTTGAACTGAGAGGCAAAAATGGCCTCTAGAGTTTCGACTTTCAACCATTcttcccctctgctcctctctaaTCTCTCCTCCCTCCCTTGTTTCTTCGTCGGAGATCCGAATGCCTCCCTCCACATCACTGGAAAAAAGGTCAGTATGTCTCCCTCCCTCCTATGCTTCTCCCTGTCTCTAGAGTTTCCACTTTCAACCATTCTTCTCCTCTACTCCTCCCTAAtctctcctccctcctccctTGTTTCTTCGTCGGAGATCCGAATGCCTCCCTCTACATCACTGGAAAAAAGGTCAGTATGTCTCCCTCCCTCCTATGCTTCTCCCTTCTGGTGATGAATCGATAGAAAAAATAGGCAAGTCCCAATCGGGATGGCTGTACCGACACATGATCTGGCCAGAAAGGTGGGATAGTCAGAATGGAGGCTAGATGCACGTTTCAGGATCTCGCACCCGTCCTAGGTGCCGGAATCTCGGAGGAATGGGGCGGGATGGCCCCGTCCCACTAAGGCTTAAATCATTGATGAAGAGACTATATTGTAAAAAAAGTACTGTAAGGAAAGCTACCTTCCAAATGAATAGAATGAAGATTAAGTCATCAGAGATAAAGTTTTTTTATAGCGATTAATTTCATGCTGAGAAAATATAGTAGTAGAACAAAGGAGATGCCATTTACTGATGAGGTAAGATCTTTGATTTAGATGGCGTGTCTATGATTTTTGAGATGCATTGACTCCTTATACCCAATAGGGATCGCAATTGATTGGGTATGGGTTGGATAGGCCAATATCCGTAACTGTCCTGCAATTGGAAACCCTATATCAGTACCCGCTTCATACTCACCTCAGAGTGGGATTGGTTGGGTAGGATATGGTAGGTCGGGTTAGATAAAAATAAATGCATTAGCCCCAAAGCAATCATTTCATAATTGGTAATAAAAACAAAATATGTTATTTTGGTTTTTGGAGCTCATGTTTTCTTTATCTTTGCATTGCCCTTGGTCCACAAGTAGTTAGAGAATGTATGTAGGTATCATAGAAAAGCAAATATGAGTAACTTTTTATCAAAATGATTTAGTCGGTAACTTCGTTGGAATGACTTCTAACATTTGTAACAAAGATCTCACTATACATAAACTCCCAAACCACCATACAACAAAGAAAAAGCAGTTGGGCAAAACTAATAAATCTTGTGGCACAGCTAAATACTGAAACTCAACTATGATAATTTTTTGGAAatgattttaatgaaaaatttcTGTTTGTATATAATGGATGTTGAAATTAGATCGAGATTGAAAAAGAATCCATTTGCACTCAAATCTTGCAGCCTAAAATTGCTTCCAAATTTAGATCGCATGTCCAGGTATCCTATCACGGTTGTCAAATCGCATGTCCAGGTATCCTATCACGGTTGTCTGCCTAATTTTGATCAATCGATTGTTTACATTAATGAGGCTCGCTTCTAGCCAACAACTACCAAGCAGCAATTGGCCATTTTTTTCAAAAGTCCAAATCAACTGCTAAACGAACAACCCAAAAACCCGAGCACCCTATCGCATAATCACAGAGCATCAAAAGGAACTAAGGAAGATCGAAATGAGCAACCCATATCTGAGCAAAAGATTGTGGGCTTTAGTGTCAAGGACCGTGCTGGTGAGGGATGAGGGCTCAAAGAGACGAAGACCTCCACTAGGATAATCATGTTCTTGGGGAATGAGCGTAGGTGCAATGATGGAGGGGATGAGCAGCCATTCGATGATCGATGTGACAATGGCTGAAGGGAGGAGTGTGGAGCACTGTGGCTGAGGCAAATGGGGCACAGACCATCGAATAAGGGACTCGAGTTGTCAAGTGACAGTGGTGGGGAGGGGAAGTGAAGAGTTTGTTTAGGGTTATATTGTATAAGATGAGGTTTGGGATGGTTCTTACCATTACCCGCACTTGGCATGAATACACTTCGAGTATCAGAATTAAAATTCATCCCCGGCCCCAACTTTAAATTGGTTAGATAAAACCCTCCCCATTAAAGCCGGGTTAAGTCAGGTACCCAATGTGTTGGCTTAAATTGCCACCCTTGAAACCCAACTAATGGGTTTTCTTTCAACATCAAGGTTATCAACATAACAAGTTGCCTTCATGCTCcatctttaatttaaaattttcttgTCTCATGTGTTTGACTTTGATATAACCAAAAAAAGTATATGGAAACTCAACCTATTCTATTTAATCCCTTACTCTCAATTTTATTGAATTTTAGAACTTCAATAATAATTGGTTCTAATCTATCCTATAGCTGGTAATGCTTATTTTGTGTGGGCCAAAACCTCCTTTTTTTTGAGGTTGCTAATATCTTTTAGAAGTGCCAGGTGAAGGACTCTGTCGTTGGATTAAAACTGTTGACCAGTTTGAGACATCAGTCGATTCTTGGACTTGACCTTTAATGTGGAGTTGATTTTTATATTGGGTTGGAACATCTAAATTATAAGCTTATTAAGGGTCACGAAACTTTGTACAATGGCTATTGCAAATAAGACTACCACCCTCTTGGATGTTGTTGAATATTCATACTCAATGCAATTCTTACAGTCTCCTTCACTATTTGCTAGTTTCCAAGTACTTATCAATTGAAAACCTTTCTATTGTGCTTCTTGCTCGGACATAATCACTCTTTATGGATGCCACATCCTAAATGCCTCCCTTCCATGTGTGACACCTAGgccttttcttcattttctccttCTTACCTCTAATTCTCTTCCTAACATGCTCTATCTTTCCATTGGATAGGGGATTTATTTGCACTAACAACTCTACCAGAGTGCTTAGTGTTTAGATATGATGAAAAATGCAAGAACAAAAGGAAGGCCTGCCTTCTCTACCATCCTTTGATTCCACATATTAAGATTTCTTGTGACCCAAAATGATGAATAGGACTAATGCTGCAATGAATGGTGTCCTCTGACCTAGATGATCCATGAAACATGGTAGAATTTAATTTCTTCCTATTTCATGAAAAAAAGATGACATAAGGTCCCATTTAGGAGAAAAGGTTGGAGAAAGATGCCAGGCCAAGATAGGAAGAATTACGAGAGGAATAATGGATATAAAGGTGGCGCAGAAGATTCTTTTGGTTGGCTTTATACCAAGGGTTTTAAAGTCTTGGATTAATatcatactaatataatataaactAGCATGGCATGGTACTGTTTTGACATATGATACATCTTTGGGTGCTTGCTTTAGAAAAGTGATATATAGTACCATGCAAGGATTTCAGAACCATCATGAACCACTTGGTATGGGGCATACTAAGCCATGTTGGTGGTGGATTGGGATGGTTTTGGCAATCAAAATCAGAAACCGGCGgaggggagaggaagaaggaaagagagaaaaagagcgggggcaagagaaggagagggagtgGGAGATAGGCATCCGGTGGCCATCGGAAGCCCATCGCACCTATTGGAGGGTTGGAGGAGGGGCTCCGCCCTCCTCAAGATTGAAATGGGGGTGGAGAGAGGGCATCCGGTGGCCATTGAAAGCCCACCGCACCTATTGGAGGGTTGGAGGAGGGGCTTTGCCCTCCTAATCGAAATAGGGTTCTCCACCCCCATTTCAATCTTGAAGAGGGCAGAGCCGCTCCTCCAACCCTCCAGCAAGTGCGGCAGGCCTTCAACGGCCTTAGAAGCTTTTGAaggccctctctccctcttcctttccttctcttcccctctctgtctctctttttctctctccattCTCCCTCTACCTTCTTTGTTGTGTCGGTTGACTGGTCCGGGCCTCGATATCGGCATAGTGAACCTTGGTACCATGGATTGATATGATGCTGTACCAAAAGATATACTGGTATGATATGTATAATATTGTATGGCCATATAGGCTGGTATATATGGTAAATGAATACGTGATTTATACATTATGAGAAGACAAGGAAAAATTGTTGAAGCAAGATATACATGGACTAAGTTCTCTTAGGTCCTAGACAACTTTTAGCAAGGCATATATGGAAAGGCATATATGTATAATATGGCAGGGCCATATAGACTAGTATATATGGTACTTGAATGTGGTTTATACATTGTGAGAAAACGAAAAAATTGTTTAAGCAAGATATACATGGAGTAAGCTCTCCTAGGTTTGAGACAACTTCTAGCAAGGCACATATGGAAGGGTTCTCCACAAAGAAATTTATGGAGTTAGCTAAGTGAAGGAAAGACATAGAAAGATCCTTGTTAGTTGTGTAGATCCTTAGATATCTAAGTGTTTTTATTCTCTATACCTATCACATTGTTTGGGGTGTTTTAGCACCCACTCTGGACTTGGATCCACAAGAAGGATCCATCTCAAACAAAAATAGACAAGCATCACAATTATTGTTAGATCACAAGGACCACCAAATCAACTAGAACTGGGTGGTTCAAGGCATACCCAACTAGGCTAAGTGGTTACTTGGATGGTTTGGCTAGTCGATCTGgctcattttttttatatataaaaatcccTTTGCCTCCCTCTCGGACTGTTCTCCTTCTCTCTTGATCACTTgattcccctctccctctcccaccTTTCTCTCttactctctcctttttctctttttccctctAGTTCTGGTATGCATTGGGATGGTACGGTACATACGAGTTCCTTATAGAACCACTCGCTAGCTAGTATGACCTCTAATACCAATTTAGTGAACCTTGATGATGAGGCTAGCAATGTTTCTTTTCTTGAAGCCATTAATAATTATTGAGGATGAGAATCAATAATGGTTTCTCCATTCCTAGAATATCTATTCTTAGCAATCATCAAGAAAAACTAATTTTGCTTTACATGCTCAGACAAGTCTAGGATTGTTGATCTGGTAAGCAATTCTTATCAGAAATGGTTTCTTCATGGCATGGATATGGGGAGAGAGATCTTACATTTTCACTAGCGGCTTCTTCATGGATAGTGGCATTAACATACATCAGTAATAAACATAGATAAAGAGGAAGAAAGGGAGAGGGAAAGATAAAATGGGAATTGGAAGGAATAGAGAGACAATTGGATAGGAGTCTTAATTGCATAGGACTTTCTTCATTTAACTTTCCACATAAATCCAACACCTTGGAAAAATGGTACTAAAAATCCTTAGCTACGTTATACCCTTTTATTGGAAATCCAATACCCATCTGAATTAGCATTCCCATGTTTATATTAGTTAACAAACACATGAATGAGCTAGAATGGGAAATTGATAACGATTCCTAGTTTCCACTTCAACAAACCTAATGTACCCTATGTGTGCTTGGTCATTCAATAATAAAATCTTGTTGATCTTTAATATTGAGCGTTGGGATGCTAGAAAATTGGTTGGTATATACGGTCATCAAGGTCAAGGAGCAACACATTTATCACCCTTAACTATTGGAGATCTCATCTTGGATATACAAGAAGAGATATCTCAATGATAAAAAGCATGTATATCCATATTCTTTAGATTGAGTTCTTAGGTTCAATAATAATTGTTGGCAATGTTCACCATCTCGATAACA includes:
- the LOC105053736 gene encoding uncharacterized protein isoform X2, which gives rise to MLLLQWSFQDWDSLWLPGGRDMVEFFNLRDLWNQYAEWSAYGAGAEVLLHDADSADQYYVPYLSAIQIYTNKSRASSRNGVNNCWSNGSAYRKLVNPRGSAVREDTGFDHEGIRQAQEQFGYLYCQFIENSSPYERPPLLEKVRELANIYPGLMSFKSAELSPASWMSVAWYPIYHIPSRRNVKDLSACFLTYVSLTPSCQDPMQGTTSKRVSYTRDGKSRSNSEEKSNCIGLYPFGLATYRARGKLWTNPETGDNERVVSLYNAADSWLRQLKIVHNDFNFFTSH
- the LOC105053736 gene encoding uncharacterized protein isoform X1: MASTSRAGHSNLQSFINSTTPSVPTHTLPKWSFQDWDSLWLPGGRDMVEFFNLRDLWNQYAEWSAYGAGAEVLLHDADSADQYYVPYLSAIQIYTNKSRASSRNGVNNCWSNGSAYRKLVNPRGSAVREDTGFDHEGIRQAQEQFGYLYCQFIENSSPYERPPLLEKVRELANIYPGLMSFKSAELSPASWMSVAWYPIYHIPSRRNVKDLSACFLTYVSLTPSCQDPMQGTTSKRVSYTRDGKSRSNSEEKSNCIGLYPFGLATYRARGKLWTNPETGDNERVVSLYNAADSWLRQLKIVHNDFNFFTSH